A window of Sphingobium herbicidovorans contains these coding sequences:
- a CDS encoding aspartate carbamoyltransferase catalytic subunit, giving the protein MPDPTAHSTAPDLTGRALFPHRHLLSIADLKPWEIRFLLDEAEHWARANRGNARKHDDRLTGMTQINAFFENSTRTLLSFEIAGKRLGADVVNMHAAQSSVKKGETLIDTAMTLNAMAADVIVIRHASSGAVALIADKVDCPVLNAGDGWHQHPTQALLDALTIRRRKGSFEGLIVAICGDVLHSRVARSNMLCLAALGAQVRAVAPPTLMPPEVEALGATPFHRMDEGLEGADVVMMLRLQNERMDGAFIPSPREYHMLYGLTPERLGIAKSDALVMHPGPMNRGVEISSVVADDPNRSAITEQVEMGVAIRMACLDVLTRGARGVEGWQ; this is encoded by the coding sequence ATGCCCGATCCTACCGCTCACTCCACCGCGCCCGACCTCACTGGCCGGGCGCTGTTTCCGCATCGGCATCTCCTCTCCATCGCAGACCTGAAACCATGGGAAATCCGCTTCCTGCTTGATGAGGCGGAGCATTGGGCAAGGGCCAATCGGGGCAACGCTCGCAAGCATGACGATCGGCTGACAGGCATGACGCAGATCAACGCCTTTTTCGAAAACAGCACGCGCACGCTGCTGTCGTTCGAAATTGCGGGCAAGCGACTGGGCGCCGACGTCGTCAACATGCATGCCGCTCAATCCAGCGTGAAGAAGGGTGAAACGCTGATCGACACGGCAATGACCCTGAATGCCATGGCCGCTGACGTAATTGTCATCCGCCACGCCAGCTCGGGCGCGGTCGCGCTGATCGCCGACAAGGTGGATTGCCCGGTTCTCAACGCCGGAGACGGCTGGCATCAGCATCCAACCCAGGCGCTGCTCGACGCGCTCACCATCCGCCGCCGCAAGGGCAGTTTCGAAGGGCTGATCGTCGCGATCTGCGGCGACGTGCTGCACAGCCGGGTCGCACGGTCGAACATGCTTTGCCTCGCCGCTTTGGGCGCGCAGGTGCGGGCGGTCGCACCGCCCACCCTGATGCCGCCGGAAGTGGAGGCGCTGGGCGCGACGCCTTTTCACCGGATGGACGAAGGGCTGGAGGGCGCGGATGTGGTCATGATGCTGCGTCTGCAGAATGAGCGGATGGACGGCGCTTTCATCCCGTCCCCGCGCGAATATCACATGCTCTACGGCCTGACGCCCGAAAGGCTGGGGATCGCCAAGTCGGACGCCCTCGTCATGCACCCTGGCCCAATGAACCGGGGGGTCGAAATTTCCAGCGTCGTCGCCGATGATCCCAATCGCTCCGCCATCACCGAACAGGTCGAAATGGGGGTCGCCATCCGCATGGCCTGCCTGGATGTGCTGACGCGCGGCGCTCGCGGTGTGGAGGGATGGCAATGA
- a CDS encoding DUF488 domain-containing protein produces the protein MRIYTIGYEGTTQAELIAALQEAGVTLLADVRAVPLSRRPGFSKNILAAGLREAGIDYVGLKALGTPAEGREAARKGNLARLHEIYSGQLDLPEAVVQAEQLREMAHERPTALLCFEREADGCHRSLLLEYLFPDDERVDLKP, from the coding sequence ATGCGCATTTATACGATAGGATATGAGGGGACTACCCAGGCCGAGCTGATCGCAGCACTGCAAGAGGCGGGCGTGACGCTGCTGGCCGACGTCCGGGCCGTGCCGCTATCCCGCCGCCCCGGATTTTCGAAGAACATTTTGGCTGCCGGATTAAGGGAGGCTGGCATCGACTATGTTGGGCTGAAGGCGCTGGGTACGCCTGCGGAGGGCCGCGAAGCCGCACGCAAGGGCAACCTTGCGAGGCTCCACGAGATTTACTCCGGGCAGCTTGATCTGCCCGAAGCCGTTGTCCAGGCGGAGCAATTGCGCGAAATGGCGCATGAACGGCCCACGGCCCTGCTTTGCTTCGAGCGGGAGGCGGATGGCTGTCATCGCTCGCTGCTGCTCGAATATCTCTTTCCAGACGATGAGCGGGTGGATCTAAAGCCTTGA